One window of the Sphaerochaeta associata genome contains the following:
- a CDS encoding sigma-54-dependent transcriptional regulator, translated as MKRSILICDDEKNIRSGLAMAMELEGYESIEATDGQDAWDKINKMGVDLVITDLRMPRMSGEDLLRKIIGAYPRMPVIILTGHGTIETAVEAMRGGAVDFFTKPVDLDRLSLVVRKALSDTDLYAEHERLKEEVQQLKARNRYDRIIGKSQKMVELMDTVSQVAPTKASVLITGESGVGKELVADAIHELSNRSKGPFIKVHCAALTASLLESELFGHEKGSFTGAVKEKKGRFELADGGTIFLDEIGEIDAQTQVKLLRVLQERQFERVGGEKSITVDVRIVCATNRDLPKEIEKGNFREDLYYRLNVVHLDVPPLRERKDDIPLLMTSFLQQFNSENGRSIEAFSNQAKRALLGYEWPGNIRELRNCIESAVVLARTSIIEVEDLPVHIGKAQNASSVSLEVGITLAEAEKQLIISTLASCAGNKTKAAEVLGIGRKTLHRKLQEYHIDEA; from the coding sequence ATGAAGCGTAGCATCCTCATCTGTGATGATGAAAAGAATATCAGAAGCGGTTTGGCAATGGCGATGGAACTGGAAGGCTATGAGAGCATCGAGGCAACCGATGGTCAGGATGCATGGGACAAAATCAACAAGATGGGAGTCGACTTGGTCATAACCGACCTGAGAATGCCCAGAATGAGCGGAGAGGACCTGCTGCGAAAAATCATCGGGGCGTATCCGCGTATGCCGGTGATTATCCTCACCGGTCACGGAACCATAGAAACAGCTGTCGAGGCGATGCGCGGCGGTGCTGTCGACTTCTTCACCAAGCCTGTGGATTTGGACCGTTTGTCGCTGGTCGTCAGGAAAGCTCTCTCCGATACCGACCTCTATGCCGAGCATGAACGGTTGAAGGAAGAGGTCCAGCAACTGAAGGCGCGCAATCGCTACGACCGCATCATCGGCAAGAGCCAGAAAATGGTGGAGTTGATGGACACCGTCAGCCAGGTGGCCCCGACCAAGGCATCGGTGCTCATCACCGGTGAGAGCGGGGTGGGAAAAGAGCTGGTCGCCGATGCGATCCATGAGCTGAGCAACCGCAGCAAGGGCCCTTTCATCAAGGTGCATTGTGCAGCCCTTACGGCAAGCCTCTTGGAGAGCGAACTGTTCGGTCATGAGAAAGGCTCCTTCACCGGGGCGGTCAAGGAGAAGAAAGGGCGCTTTGAGCTTGCCGACGGGGGAACGATCTTTCTCGATGAAATCGGGGAAATCGACGCCCAGACACAGGTCAAGCTACTGAGGGTGCTGCAGGAGAGGCAGTTCGAGCGGGTGGGCGGAGAGAAATCAATCACCGTTGACGTACGCATAGTTTGTGCCACTAACCGCGACCTGCCCAAGGAGATAGAAAAGGGGAACTTTCGCGAGGACCTCTACTATCGTTTGAATGTGGTGCATCTGGATGTTCCTCCCTTGCGCGAACGCAAGGATGACATTCCCCTGCTTATGACCAGTTTTCTGCAACAGTTCAACAGTGAGAACGGAAGGAGCATCGAGGCCTTTTCCAACCAGGCCAAGCGGGCCTTGTTGGGGTATGAGTGGCCGGGGAACATCCGTGAGCTTCGCAACTGTATCGAAAGTGCGGTAGTGCTTGCCAGAACCTCCATCATCGAGGTCGAGGATCTTCCGGTTCATATCGGCAAGGCACAAAACGCCAGCAGCGTATCACTTGAAGTTGGGATCACCCTCGCCGAAGCAGAAAAACAACTGATCATCTCCACCCTTGCCTCATGTGCAGGGAACAAGACGAAGGCGGCCGAAGTATTGGGTATCGGGCGCAAGACCTTGCACCGTAAGCTACAGGAATATCACATTGACGAAGCATGA
- a CDS encoding ATP-dependent DNA helicase codes for MTKHDIYEIFDKGGLLEKHFPGYEYREGQLMMAELVRESYESGALAAIEAGTGIGKSFAYLAVALYHAMSSPDERTVIATSTINLQKQLYEKDLPMLFRYLGVSCKTALAVGRGNYVCILRFVQTRSESSLLSQDPQSELYQIGQWMKSTQTGLFADYPSRLSFELRGEICCDGDLCPNHSCEYFKECFFFKAKAKAKEAKVIVSNHHLLFTDAQSRHISDVDYSEEMILPPFNRLIIDEAHNIEANATEYFTDEYSSKEMLRQIHRIQRTGRYNNKSLLEQLGEYSTEVDIIDRIQDDILLLLQEVGTLDQYLLAVFQKNDFQPVLIKAEQQHRLADFVKAAASVAEASGRLAAKINVFLEHNKVPEELDAKITELKVRGSRISLMSEVLTRFCNFELWQDEVHWFNAEANNRDRSVQVRITPLSIAPLLVDALFTKLDTVVCTSATLDLSDQFAFWGSRVGLPYDEGRPFLKGIFLSPFDYKSRLMLLTPSDAPLPAKEMEEPYINYLARTIWDAVNSAGGGSLVLFTSYVMLKKVKGMLEAQFEQAGLTLLGQGELDRYTLLNRFIAEQDSTLFATSSFWEGVDAPGDTLRMVIIVKLPFTVPSDPVFKARCEAIDKMGGSGFYQLALQSATMKLKQGFGRLLRSTADRGVVLILDSRVITKNYGVYMLRALPESFHPETLTAGMCDKIENFLYG; via the coding sequence TTGACGAAGCATGACATTTACGAGATCTTCGACAAGGGGGGTCTGCTTGAGAAACACTTTCCCGGGTATGAATACCGGGAAGGCCAACTCATGATGGCCGAGCTGGTCAGGGAAAGCTATGAGAGTGGTGCCCTCGCAGCCATCGAGGCCGGGACGGGTATCGGTAAATCCTTTGCCTATCTTGCGGTTGCCTTGTATCATGCAATGAGCAGTCCGGATGAGCGCACCGTCATCGCAACCAGCACGATCAACTTGCAGAAACAGCTCTATGAAAAGGACTTGCCGATGCTTTTCCGGTATCTCGGCGTTTCATGTAAAACAGCTCTGGCCGTCGGCCGGGGCAACTATGTATGCATTCTCAGGTTTGTACAGACGAGAAGCGAATCCAGCCTGCTCAGCCAAGACCCGCAAAGCGAGCTTTATCAGATAGGGCAGTGGATGAAAAGCACTCAGACCGGTTTGTTTGCCGATTATCCCTCACGTTTGAGTTTCGAGCTGAGAGGAGAAATATGCTGTGATGGCGATTTGTGTCCTAATCACAGCTGTGAATACTTCAAGGAGTGCTTCTTCTTTAAGGCCAAGGCGAAGGCCAAGGAAGCGAAAGTCATTGTCAGCAACCACCATCTGCTCTTCACCGACGCCCAGAGCAGGCACATCAGTGATGTAGACTACAGCGAGGAGATGATTCTCCCCCCGTTCAATCGACTGATCATCGACGAGGCCCACAATATTGAAGCGAATGCAACCGAATATTTCACCGATGAATACAGCTCCAAGGAGATGCTGCGTCAGATTCACCGCATCCAGCGTACCGGCAGGTACAACAACAAATCATTGCTCGAGCAACTGGGTGAGTACAGTACGGAAGTTGATATCATCGACCGTATCCAGGATGACATCCTTCTGCTCCTGCAGGAGGTCGGCACCTTGGACCAATACTTGCTGGCGGTTTTTCAGAAAAACGATTTCCAGCCTGTCCTGATCAAGGCCGAACAGCAGCATCGCCTGGCCGATTTCGTAAAAGCAGCTGCTTCGGTGGCGGAAGCAAGCGGTCGGCTGGCCGCAAAAATCAATGTATTTCTTGAACACAACAAGGTTCCTGAAGAGTTGGATGCAAAAATTACCGAGCTGAAGGTGCGCGGGAGTAGAATATCACTCATGAGCGAAGTGCTTACACGTTTCTGCAACTTTGAGCTGTGGCAGGATGAGGTGCACTGGTTCAATGCAGAGGCGAACAACCGCGACCGCTCCGTCCAGGTTCGCATCACACCTCTGTCGATAGCTCCGTTGCTCGTCGATGCTCTCTTCACCAAGCTCGATACGGTGGTGTGCACTTCGGCCACCCTGGACTTGAGCGACCAATTTGCATTCTGGGGGAGCAGGGTGGGGCTTCCGTATGATGAAGGCCGTCCGTTTCTGAAAGGGATTTTCCTCTCTCCCTTCGACTATAAGAGCCGTTTGATGCTGCTCACCCCATCCGATGCCCCGCTTCCAGCGAAAGAGATGGAGGAGCCGTACATCAACTATCTGGCCCGAACCATCTGGGATGCGGTGAACAGTGCCGGGGGAGGCTCCTTGGTCCTCTTCACGTCCTATGTCATGCTCAAGAAGGTCAAGGGCATGTTGGAAGCACAGTTTGAACAAGCCGGCCTCACGTTGCTGGGCCAAGGCGAGCTTGACCGTTACACCCTGCTCAATCGGTTCATCGCCGAGCAGGACAGTACGCTGTTCGCCACTTCCTCCTTCTGGGAAGGCGTGGATGCTCCGGGTGACACGCTGCGGATGGTGATAATCGTCAAGCTTCCGTTCACCGTTCCTTCCGACCCGGTGTTCAAGGCCCGATGCGAAGCCATAGATAAAATGGGTGGAAGTGGATTCTATCAGCTTGCCTTGCAGTCGGCGACCATGAAACTCAAGCAGGGTTTCGGCAGACTTTTACGGAGTACGGCCGACCGGGGGGTGGTGCTGATTCTCGACAGCAGGGTCATCACGAAGAATTACGGGGTGTACATGCTTCGTGCCTTGCCTGAAAGCTTTCATCCGGAAACTCTGACGGCAGGGATGTGTGACAAGATCGAGAACTTTCTCTATGGATGA
- a CDS encoding co-chaperone GroES, whose amino-acid sequence MTIKPLADRVLVKIEEVQEKTASGLYIPQTAQEKTQIGTVVAVGEGTEKVKMTVKAGDRVMHDKYSGTSVKADGKEYLILGMSDILAIIE is encoded by the coding sequence ATGACCATTAAGCCTTTGGCAGACAGAGTATTGGTGAAAATTGAAGAGGTGCAGGAGAAGACTGCAAGCGGTCTGTACATCCCTCAGACAGCGCAGGAGAAGACCCAGATCGGCACTGTTGTTGCAGTCGGTGAAGGGACTGAGAAGGTCAAGATGACCGTCAAGGCAGGAGACCGCGTGATGCACGACAAGTACAGCGGAACCTCTGTGAAAGCCGACGGCAAGGAGTACTTGATCCTTGGCATGTCCGATATCCTTGCAATCATCGAGTAG